A region from the Acidiferrobacter sp. SPIII_3 genome encodes:
- a CDS encoding penicillin-binding protein activator LpoB, giving the protein MTLIKRIFGITTGILLSGCASTALKASHAPRLAHDAAIAVAPFANYTTTPGAGSRAASMTASLLLTHGLARVSAMAVDHHNRLPLGLEPDPATLLRKARALGDRYVVEGAVQEWRYTIGLDGQPAVAVTMDLVNVKSGRIVWTATASRSGGPRESVGVLAEDTLNAMIRRLLS; this is encoded by the coding sequence ATGACCCTGATAAAGCGCATCTTTGGCATTACCACAGGCATCCTGCTGTCGGGCTGCGCGAGCACCGCGCTTAAGGCAAGCCATGCCCCGCGGCTTGCGCATGACGCGGCCATCGCTGTGGCCCCGTTCGCCAACTACACGACCACGCCCGGGGCGGGCTCGCGCGCCGCATCCATGACCGCCAGTCTGCTGCTGACCCACGGCCTTGCGCGCGTAAGCGCCATGGCCGTCGATCACCATAATCGCCTGCCCCTGGGTCTCGAGCCCGATCCTGCGACCTTGCTGCGCAAGGCCCGCGCCCTGGGTGATCGCTATGTGGTCGAGGGCGCAGTCCAGGAGTGGCGCTACACCATCGGCCTGGACGGACAGCCGGCAGTCGCGGTCACCATGGACCTCGTGAATGTGAAGAGCGGCCGCATCGTGTGGACGGCCACCGCGAGCCGCAGCGGCGGGCCGCGCGAGAGCGTGGGCGTGCTCGCCGAGGATACCTTGAACGCCATGATCCGAAGGCTGCTCTCGTGA
- a CDS encoding tetratricopeptide repeat protein has translation MIPRYAHRLLGLGTALAVAVAPGPAACAASTGGQPHEPYDRRDYSLSYKVFLNAGQVHAAYRVAQAAVANRPDAIAWRRRLARTALWTGHDHTALRAMVYLAREGDTAYLKPAWTLASGLSAFTRLTELLTLRLARHPGAPALVLEMSRLYQIQGHPHRAIHWLEQAMRKNPHRRYLWSVITLDNSLGAGARELAALRAYTRRYGATSRVLLTEASLFYHRGEIGRAYRLLAAHAAAVSTRHFAYYHTLGALAWMRQDFPAARAAAQALYARGTATQGDLAHLVLLKEHRHPRDAYRLALAGFRRYHTPVFFFAMLGIAERRHSRPLLIETFAQIRAGNTARLVGNPYYWTGLARYWAVQGRDLRAERVYREALRRFPQSTAILDSYLWFFVATGRAPHLAATLLTWAPIVDRNRSLWLPYALSFLTLNEPRLALPYLRGLLRRHPDDPRFLLPLADSLAKDGRADEAIAVRRRAFAILLAPGRAAIRHAARQRAALAVDLATAPTVMALLAARGPDRHAPMRRDVLLGYALARAAYAPADYEAARTGIAPPWAALAVALAGHDGMRLRALLTHHDRTLPRVGRVDAAAAVGQPAQAISAAFAGLGRGRSDVALARRYRALALRQSDRVGGQIQYLRSAGFSALSEGLTVRHALNPGTAIDAGAVNSLDQRTNPTLIGTIPRFDRSQYFGIVARRPSGRYRLTVGRRSAVTRFLYARASWQTAFWPHSTQTLRVNYHARAYDLPSLYLGGVKNGVSVADAEALTVRDTVNGRLSYRQLQAQGGGALASGVIASFHYDHKIFLSYPDITVGGALSFAHYRAAGGPLPEALEPLLPPSGGIGFFVPQSYAQAGLDVHFGETYQRHYAPGLRPFLDLSVFDNSVTHAGYDLSVGVAMPIVGPDHLAVYYTRSQGGIGIENRLQAVGMRYDYHFKP, from the coding sequence ATGATCCCGCGCTACGCGCACCGGCTGCTCGGGCTCGGCACGGCCCTGGCCGTGGCCGTCGCGCCCGGGCCCGCGGCCTGCGCCGCAAGCACCGGTGGACAGCCGCACGAACCCTACGACCGGCGCGACTACAGCCTTTCCTATAAGGTGTTCCTGAACGCCGGCCAGGTGCATGCCGCCTACCGCGTCGCCCAGGCGGCGGTCGCAAACCGGCCGGACGCGATCGCGTGGCGGCGGCGGCTGGCGCGGACGGCACTATGGACCGGGCACGATCACACCGCCTTGCGCGCCATGGTCTATCTCGCGCGCGAAGGCGACACCGCCTACCTGAAGCCCGCCTGGACGCTCGCGAGCGGACTGTCGGCGTTCACGCGCCTGACCGAGCTTCTGACCCTGCGCCTTGCGCGTCACCCGGGCGCGCCGGCGCTGGTCTTGGAGATGAGCCGCCTCTACCAGATCCAGGGCCATCCGCACCGCGCCATCCACTGGCTCGAGCAGGCGATGCGCAAGAACCCGCACCGGCGCTACCTGTGGTCTGTCATAACGCTCGACAACAGTCTGGGTGCCGGGGCCCGCGAACTCGCCGCGTTGCGCGCTTATACGCGCCGCTACGGGGCGACATCGCGCGTGCTCTTGACCGAGGCGTCGCTCTTCTACCACCGCGGCGAGATCGGCCGCGCCTACCGCCTGCTCGCCGCCCATGCCGCCGCGGTGTCGACCCGCCACTTCGCCTACTACCATACCCTCGGGGCGCTTGCGTGGATGCGTCAGGACTTCCCCGCCGCGCGCGCCGCCGCACAGGCCCTCTATGCACGCGGTACCGCCACCCAGGGGGACCTCGCCCATCTCGTGCTGCTGAAAGAGCACCGCCACCCGCGCGATGCCTACCGGCTGGCGCTCGCGGGCTTCCGGCGCTATCACACCCCGGTGTTCTTCTTTGCCATGCTCGGCATCGCCGAACGGCGGCACTCGCGCCCCTTGCTGATCGAGACCTTCGCGCAGATCCGCGCCGGCAACACGGCAAGGCTTGTCGGCAACCCCTACTATTGGACCGGACTTGCCCGTTACTGGGCCGTGCAGGGACGTGACCTGCGGGCCGAACGCGTCTACCGCGAGGCCCTGCGGCGCTTTCCGCAGAGCACCGCCATCCTCGACTCCTACCTGTGGTTCTTCGTGGCCACGGGGCGCGCCCCGCATCTCGCCGCCACCCTGCTCACGTGGGCGCCGATCGTCGATCGCAACCGCTCCCTGTGGCTCCCTTATGCGCTCAGCTTTCTGACCCTGAACGAGCCGCGTCTTGCGCTCCCCTATCTGCGCGGCCTCTTGCGCCGCCACCCCGATGATCCGCGGTTCCTGTTGCCGTTGGCCGACAGCCTCGCCAAGGACGGGCGCGCCGACGAGGCCATCGCCGTCCGCCGCCGCGCGTTTGCCATACTCCTTGCCCCAGGCCGCGCCGCGATCCGCCATGCGGCGCGGCAGCGCGCGGCGCTCGCCGTCGATCTCGCCACCGCCCCGACGGTCATGGCGTTGCTCGCCGCCAGGGGTCCGGACCGGCACGCGCCCATGCGTCGCGATGTCCTGCTCGGTTACGCACTGGCGCGCGCGGCCTATGCACCGGCCGACTACGAGGCGGCAAGAACCGGTATTGCGCCCCCGTGGGCGGCACTCGCCGTGGCACTCGCCGGACACGACGGCATGCGCCTGCGCGCGCTCCTCACCCATCACGACCGCACCCTGCCACGCGTAGGCCGGGTCGATGCCGCGGCCGCCGTCGGCCAGCCGGCGCAGGCGATCTCGGCGGCCTTCGCAGGCCTCGGCCGGGGCCGCTCCGATGTCGCGCTCGCGCGCCGCTACCGGGCCCTCGCGCTGCGCCAATCGGATCGCGTGGGCGGCCAGATCCAATATCTGCGCAGCGCCGGCTTCAGCGCCCTGAGCGAGGGGCTTACCGTGCGCCATGCGCTGAATCCGGGGACCGCGATCGACGCAGGGGCCGTCAACAGTCTCGATCAGCGCACCAACCCGACGCTCATCGGCACCATCCCGCGCTTCGACAGGTCTCAGTACTTCGGCATCGTGGCACGCCGTCCATCCGGCCGTTACCGCCTCACCGTGGGTCGCCGCTCAGCGGTGACCCGCTTCCTCTACGCCCGGGCCAGCTGGCAGACGGCATTCTGGCCCCATAGCACCCAGACATTGCGCGTAAACTATCATGCGCGCGCCTACGATCTGCCATCGCTCTATCTCGGGGGCGTCAAAAACGGCGTGAGCGTGGCCGATGCCGAGGCCTTGACGGTACGCGACACCGTGAACGGACGGCTTTCCTACCGGCAACTCCAAGCCCAGGGCGGGGGCGCGCTCGCGAGCGGAGTGATCGCCTCTTTCCACTACGACCACAAGATCTTTCTCAGCTATCCCGACATCACCGTCGGGGGCGCGCTGTCGTTCGCGCACTATCGCGCCGCAGGCGGTCCCCTGCCGGAAGCCCTCGAACCGCTGCTCCCCCCAAGCGGCGGGATCGGCTTTTTCGTGCCGCAAAGCTATGCCCAGGCGGGTCTCGACGTGCACTTCGGCGAGACCTATCAGCGTCATTACGCCCCCGGCCTGCGTCCGTTCCTCGATCTCTCGGTGTTCGACAACAGCGTCACCCACGCCGGCTATGACCTCTCGGTCGGGGTGGCGATGCCTATCGTGGGCCCCGACCACCTGGCCGTCTACTACACCCGCAGCCAGGGCGGCATCGGTATCGAAAACCGTCTGCAGGCCGTCGGCATGCGCTATGACTACCACTTCAAACCCTAG
- a CDS encoding endo alpha-1,4 polygalactosaminidase: protein MLLRDWKTLLAILVMSLALASTSKAHLVSIAFYYGAHPPRHSLQAFHWVVVQPDAHFSPRRFDKKDRYAFAYASVGEASAGEYTKVPPGCVLGRDRAWGTAILNEARRTCRRDFLHQVIAPLWKQGYRGFFLDDLDAYRQALAGAGARARQRQGLIRLIRAIKTSHPAARLILNRGFRLLPAIHTQVTAVAAESLFDGWDQKTGRYLPIPRVTRRRLLRKLFAARRLGLPVIGIDYLPARQRRQAIADARRIAALGISPYVTNGRLSMLGVGTLYVMPRKILMLYSGPQDAQHTSLNWYAAMPLNYLGYSTRIENVAFGLPHGTLAGRYAGIVTWFENDHVPQGAAVYRFLRRQMRDGVPVAILGSFGFAADAGHLHPLGLSVGHIPRGLVGNRVTFRDPRYVGFETPPVAAAPNNFRPLALRRGRRLLVLQDARDQSEDAAGLTPWGGYALSPDVVSYLGALPSRKGRAPAAWVLNPFRFLRRALRLPAMPVPDTTTESGRRLLMAQIDGDGFANKSWIYRYRDRYAGEVILKQILDKYRLPTSASFIVSYFTPHGLFPKAAAHLTAIARRIAALPWVEVASHTFSHPFNWPALEHDPALMGHKGDMRYGYALTVPGYTRFSAHKEVGWAIRWINRHIAPPGKRVSLLQWSGDCDPDARVLALSYRAHVLNLNGGGATETDAEPFVTKVRGLGIFKGRYFQVYAPMQDENVYTHSWTSPYYYGYVRAIQTFKLTNSPRRLKPLDIYYHFYSGARVAGLRALRHVITWALRQRTDAIFPSQFARIAVDFGHAVVARGARSWYISDAGADREWRIPVRLGYPRLRGTRGLAGFDRHGAVRYIHIAPPSTGAPLRIRLTPTRPRVPYVHDANATITSAFYDGTDLSFALAGHKGLRFRLANAAGCRVRDGHRPIHGRVAGSLFTYHLEAHHGRFTVRCP, encoded by the coding sequence ATGCTGTTACGTGACTGGAAAACCCTCCTGGCCATATTGGTGATGTCGCTCGCCTTGGCGTCGACATCAAAGGCCCATCTCGTCTCCATCGCGTTCTACTATGGGGCCCATCCCCCACGGCATTCGCTCCAGGCCTTTCACTGGGTCGTGGTCCAGCCGGACGCGCACTTCTCGCCGCGCCGCTTTGATAAAAAGGATCGATACGCGTTTGCCTATGCCAGCGTGGGCGAGGCCTCCGCGGGCGAGTACACCAAGGTCCCACCGGGCTGCGTTCTCGGCCGGGACCGTGCGTGGGGCACGGCGATCCTGAACGAGGCGCGCCGGACCTGCCGGCGGGATTTCCTCCATCAGGTCATAGCGCCCCTCTGGAAACAGGGGTATCGGGGCTTTTTTCTCGATGACCTCGATGCCTATCGCCAGGCGCTCGCCGGGGCCGGCGCCCGGGCCCGCCAACGCCAGGGACTGATCCGCCTGATCCGCGCCATCAAGACCTCCCATCCCGCGGCGCGGCTGATCCTAAACCGCGGCTTTCGCCTGCTGCCCGCCATCCACACGCAGGTGACGGCCGTCGCCGCCGAGTCCTTGTTCGACGGCTGGGACCAGAAGACCGGGCGCTACCTGCCGATCCCGAGGGTCACGCGCCGGCGCCTGCTGCGCAAACTGTTCGCCGCCCGCCGGCTCGGGCTGCCGGTCATCGGCATCGACTACCTGCCGGCACGCCAACGGCGCCAAGCGATCGCCGACGCCCGGCGTATCGCCGCCCTGGGAATCAGTCCGTATGTCACCAACGGGCGACTGTCGATGCTCGGCGTCGGCACGCTTTACGTCATGCCGCGCAAGATCCTCATGCTCTACAGCGGTCCCCAGGATGCCCAGCACACCTCGCTCAACTGGTATGCGGCCATGCCGCTCAACTATCTCGGCTATAGCACGCGCATCGAAAACGTCGCCTTCGGTCTGCCGCATGGCACCTTGGCGGGACGCTACGCCGGCATCGTCACCTGGTTCGAGAACGATCATGTGCCGCAAGGGGCGGCGGTCTATCGCTTTCTGCGCCGGCAGATGCGCGATGGGGTGCCGGTGGCCATCCTCGGGAGCTTTGGATTCGCGGCCGACGCCGGACATCTGCACCCGCTCGGCCTTTCCGTGGGCCACATCCCGCGCGGCCTCGTAGGCAATCGCGTAACATTCCGCGATCCCCGGTACGTCGGCTTCGAAACCCCTCCCGTGGCCGCGGCCCCTAACAATTTCCGGCCGCTTGCACTGCGTCGCGGCCGCCGGCTTCTGGTGCTGCAAGACGCGCGCGATCAGAGCGAGGACGCCGCCGGCCTCACCCCCTGGGGCGGCTATGCGTTATCGCCCGACGTCGTGAGCTACTTAGGCGCACTGCCAAGCCGCAAGGGCCGTGCCCCCGCCGCCTGGGTCCTCAACCCGTTCCGGTTCCTGCGCCGTGCCTTGCGGTTGCCGGCGATGCCGGTCCCCGACACCACCACCGAGAGCGGGCGGCGCCTGCTCATGGCCCAGATCGACGGTGACGGCTTTGCCAACAAGAGCTGGATCTACCGCTATCGCGACCGCTACGCAGGCGAGGTCATCCTAAAGCAGATCCTGGACAAGTACCGGCTCCCGACATCGGCGTCCTTCATCGTCTCCTACTTCACGCCGCACGGGCTGTTCCCCAAGGCCGCCGCGCACCTCACCGCCATTGCGCGCCGCATCGCCGCCCTCCCCTGGGTGGAGGTCGCCTCGCACACCTTCTCCCACCCCTTCAACTGGCCGGCGCTCGAACACGACCCCGCGCTCATGGGCCATAAGGGAGACATGCGCTACGGCTATGCGCTCACGGTCCCGGGTTATACCCGCTTTAGCGCCCACAAGGAGGTCGGCTGGGCCATTCGCTGGATAAACCGCCACATCGCGCCGCCCGGCAAACGCGTATCGCTCCTCCAGTGGTCCGGGGATTGCGATCCCGACGCGCGCGTGCTGGCCCTCAGTTATCGCGCCCATGTCCTCAATCTGAACGGCGGCGGCGCCACCGAGACCGACGCCGAACCGTTCGTCACGAAGGTGCGGGGGCTTGGGATCTTCAAAGGCCGCTATTTCCAGGTCTATGCGCCCATGCAGGACGAGAATGTCTACACGCACAGCTGGACGAGCCCCTATTACTACGGCTACGTGCGCGCCATCCAGACCTTCAAGCTCACCAACAGCCCAAGGCGCCTGAAGCCCCTGGACATCTATTACCACTTCTATTCGGGTGCGCGCGTGGCGGGCCTGCGCGCCTTGCGCCACGTGATCACCTGGGCCCTGCGGCAACGCACCGACGCCATCTTTCCCTCGCAGTTTGCCCGCATCGCCGTGGACTTCGGGCATGCGGTCGTCGCCCGCGGCGCGCGCAGCTGGTATATCAGCGATGCCGGCGCGGATCGCGAATGGCGCATCCCGGTACGCCTTGGGTACCCGCGCCTGCGCGGCACCCGGGGGCTTGCCGGCTTCGATCGCCATGGCGCCGTGCGCTACATCCACATCGCCCCGCCATCCACCGGCGCGCCGCTCAGGATCCGCCTCACACCGACCCGGCCGCGCGTCCCGTATGTGCACGACGCCAACGCCACGATCACCAGCGCCTTCTATGACGGGACGGACCTGTCCTTTGCCCTCGCCGGCCACAAGGGGCTGCGGTTCCGGCTCGCCAACGCCGCCGGTTGCCGGGTCCGGGACGGCCACCGGCCGATCCACGGACGCGTCGCCGGGTCCCTCTTCACCTACCACCTGGAGGCCCACCATGGCCGCTTCACGGTTCGCTGCCCCTGA
- a CDS encoding PelD GGDEF domain-containing protein → MSVRTHLAPSPQARAWAEAVAIPVIAIAVAFAVSPRDPFLVNATFPWLWFAPVLVALRYGLAPAVLSLAILVLSFVAARLGLPALHIHRLPQGQFLGGIMLTLLAGEYGSLWILRLRRSEQMSAYAAQQLEGLTRTLHMTRLSHDRLEQTLIGKPVTLRDSLRELRHELVTRGGALTGELAARLLHLTAYHGGFEQAALYAVSGDVIEPEPRAHIGETFALDREDILIKRCCEKRRTAYWAANSLKDGEQSAYLVAAPMLTSDDTLLGVLVVATMPFLFLQDENLLTVSVLLAYVADDAKAACTARDILQSLPQCPPRFAAETVKLARCARDLNLTSSLVTTTISVADDTLREAILDDLAALARGLDDNWRITTPPVGRLVTLLPFGRRSVAEGYAHRLKARLDEKLALTKADATFSVSIHEIAGGDTLPVLRTAAGVDDGR, encoded by the coding sequence GTGAGCGTACGCACACACCTTGCGCCCTCGCCCCAGGCACGGGCCTGGGCGGAGGCCGTCGCGATCCCGGTGATCGCCATCGCGGTGGCCTTTGCCGTGAGCCCCCGCGATCCGTTTCTGGTGAACGCCACGTTCCCCTGGCTGTGGTTCGCGCCGGTACTGGTGGCCCTGCGCTACGGGCTCGCCCCGGCGGTGCTGTCGCTTGCGATCCTGGTCCTGTCGTTCGTCGCCGCGCGCCTCGGGCTGCCGGCCTTGCACATCCATCGCCTTCCCCAAGGGCAGTTCCTGGGCGGCATCATGCTGACACTGCTCGCCGGAGAATATGGCTCCCTGTGGATCCTGCGCCTGCGCCGCTCCGAACAGATGAGCGCCTATGCCGCGCAACAACTGGAGGGGCTGACGCGCACACTTCATATGACCCGGCTGTCGCACGACCGGCTCGAACAGACCCTTATCGGCAAGCCCGTCACGCTGCGTGACTCCCTGCGTGAGCTCCGCCACGAACTCGTCACCCGCGGGGGCGCCCTCACGGGCGAACTCGCCGCGCGACTGCTGCACCTCACCGCCTACCATGGCGGCTTCGAACAGGCGGCCCTGTATGCGGTCTCCGGGGATGTCATAGAACCGGAACCGCGCGCCCACATCGGCGAGACATTCGCCCTGGATCGCGAGGACATCCTGATCAAACGCTGTTGCGAAAAACGCCGCACCGCCTACTGGGCGGCCAATTCCCTGAAAGACGGGGAGCAAAGCGCCTATCTGGTCGCAGCCCCCATGCTCACCTCCGATGACACCCTGCTCGGCGTGCTCGTGGTCGCGACCATGCCCTTCCTGTTCCTGCAAGACGAGAACCTGCTCACCGTAAGCGTCCTGCTGGCCTATGTCGCCGATGATGCCAAGGCCGCGTGCACCGCCCGGGACATACTGCAAAGCCTGCCGCAATGTCCGCCCCGGTTCGCCGCCGAGACCGTCAAACTCGCGCGTTGCGCGCGTGATCTGAACCTCACGAGCAGTCTCGTCACCACCACCATTTCGGTCGCCGACGACACCTTGCGCGAGGCGATATTGGACGACCTTGCGGCGCTCGCGCGCGGCCTCGACGACAACTGGCGCATCACGACACCTCCGGTCGGCCGGCTGGTCACGCTGCTGCCGTTTGGCAGGCGGTCGGTGGCCGAGGGTTATGCCCATCGCCTTAAGGCGCGCCTCGACGAGAAGCTTGCATTGACAAAGGCGGATGCAACCTTTTCGGTGTCCATCCACGAGATCGCAGGCGGCGACACGCTGCCGGTATTGCGCACGGCCGCGGGAGTCGACGATGGCCGTTGA
- a CDS encoding sulfite exporter TauE/SafE family protein: MMAHLAIAELTQRPALFAFLEAVVFAAFYVRATIGFGSGLIAVALLSLSFPVKEVVPVVLLLDLLGSILLGAYDFREMHWRELTWLIPGSLVGLAIGALILAHTHAQKLTLFLGIFILAYVVYAIIAKPERMPRIARPWALPLGVFGGIVGSLYGGGGPPLVAYLQMRHLDKRAFRATFQAIALADNIVRGGLYIAFGLLTWPLTVVFAAMAPAAALGLYLGNHLHMRINQRMFLRATLALLGAVGIKYLI; the protein is encoded by the coding sequence ATGATGGCCCATCTCGCGATTGCCGAACTTACGCAGAGGCCCGCGCTATTCGCCTTTCTGGAGGCCGTGGTATTTGCCGCCTTCTACGTCCGCGCGACCATAGGCTTCGGGTCCGGCCTTATCGCTGTGGCGTTATTGTCCCTGAGCTTCCCGGTCAAGGAGGTGGTCCCGGTGGTCCTGCTGCTCGACCTTTTGGGATCGATACTACTCGGGGCCTACGACTTCCGGGAAATGCACTGGCGGGAGCTCACATGGCTCATCCCAGGCTCGCTCGTGGGTCTTGCGATCGGGGCCCTCATCCTCGCCCATACCCACGCCCAAAAGCTTACGCTGTTCCTCGGGATCTTCATTCTTGCCTATGTCGTCTATGCGATCATCGCCAAACCGGAACGCATGCCGCGCATCGCGCGCCCCTGGGCCCTCCCGCTCGGGGTGTTCGGGGGCATAGTCGGCAGTCTCTACGGGGGGGGAGGTCCGCCGCTCGTGGCCTATCTGCAAATGCGCCATCTCGACAAACGCGCCTTTCGTGCCACGTTTCAGGCCATCGCGCTTGCCGATAACATCGTGCGCGGCGGACTTTATATAGCCTTTGGGCTGCTCACATGGCCGCTCACGGTCGTCTTTGCCGCCATGGCGCCGGCCGCCGCCCTCGGACTCTATCTCGGCAACCATCTGCACATGCGCATCAACCAGCGCATGTTCCTGCGTGCCACGCTCGCGCTGCTCGGGGCCGTCGGCATCAAGTATCTGATCTGA
- a CDS encoding outer membrane protein produces the protein MRNRFVMAGLVALCAWPAASFARVWVGGDVGVTGGALAGTSPIGVYGGLSTRSFPVGLELGYQFLSANPAHLGMFTASALYRAPLPRVRGLHFLARLGLADIRGEQNPPNPTRIRNSLRPMVGAGVSYRVMRRWDVRGEYDVIIDPRTLGGLAQNADELMVGMTYQFATR, from the coding sequence ATGAGAAACCGTTTCGTGATGGCAGGTCTCGTGGCCCTGTGCGCATGGCCGGCCGCGAGCTTCGCGCGCGTCTGGGTGGGTGGCGATGTGGGTGTGACCGGCGGCGCGCTCGCCGGCACCTCCCCGATCGGTGTCTATGGCGGCCTTTCGACACGGTCTTTTCCGGTGGGTCTGGAGCTTGGCTATCAGTTTCTGAGCGCGAACCCCGCCCACCTCGGAATGTTCACCGCCAGCGCCTTGTACCGTGCCCCCCTCCCGCGCGTTCGCGGCCTGCACTTTCTGGCGCGCCTGGGTCTCGCCGACATTCGCGGTGAGCAAAATCCCCCAAACCCCACCCGCATCCGCAACAGCCTGCGGCCGATGGTTGGGGCCGGCGTCAGCTATCGCGTCATGCGCCGCTGGGATGTGCGCGGGGAATACGATGTGATCATCGATCCACGCACGCTCGGTGGGCTGGCTCAGAACGCCGACGAATTGATGGTGGGCATGACCTACCAGTTCGCCACGCGCTGA
- the rfaQ gene encoding putative lipopolysaccharide heptosyltransferase III: MADAPNPSEAVARHHGAPPDAVAASRLQRVLIIMPQLLGDAVLSSVLISALHDMIPDSRIDILVHRPLAELFVHNPAIAAVHTIDRDWRQKGLWRTVGPRRALIRTLRARRYDLLIQSPHTTDGSWGPALKALLRIPYAVGASAVTHGSPLKRFMWRRLFTHTLPAPPDPNRRHVAEWHLDLLRRLGLAPSPAARRATIEPGPAARESIAALLASRRIPHRGFVLFAPLAGQRGRTLPAALCRDFLDHCEEQGLTVVITSGHEAWQQAFAHALIEGRGDRMVDLAGTLTLTELAALASAARVFVGADSGPMHIAAAMGLPVIACFGPGDHHRFSPWQTRQSLIVANRSCQPCELDGCGNSGHADCLHDIQSRTLLDAFQALEASSESIAPAHT, encoded by the coding sequence ATGGCCGACGCCCCGAATCCGTCGGAGGCGGTGGCGCGCCACCACGGCGCGCCACCTGACGCCGTGGCCGCATCGCGCCTGCAACGGGTCCTTATCATCATGCCGCAACTGCTCGGCGATGCCGTGCTGTCATCGGTGCTCATCAGCGCACTCCACGACATGATCCCGGACAGCCGGATCGATATCCTGGTACACCGACCGCTGGCCGAACTCTTCGTGCATAACCCGGCGATCGCCGCGGTCCACACCATCGATCGGGACTGGCGCCAAAAGGGCCTATGGCGGACTGTCGGACCGCGCCGGGCCTTGATCCGCACCCTGCGCGCGCGCCGCTATGACCTGCTCATACAATCACCCCATACCACCGACGGCTCGTGGGGACCGGCGCTCAAGGCCCTCCTACGCATCCCCTACGCGGTCGGCGCGTCAGCGGTCACGCACGGCTCCCCCCTCAAGCGGTTCATGTGGCGACGGCTGTTCACCCATACCCTGCCCGCGCCCCCCGATCCCAACCGCCGGCATGTCGCCGAATGGCATCTCGATCTCTTGCGCCGCCTGGGCCTTGCCCCAAGCCCCGCGGCGCGGCGCGCCACGATCGAACCCGGACCGGCGGCGCGCGAGAGCATCGCCGCGCTGCTCGCCTCGCGCCGTATCCCGCACCGGGGCTTCGTGCTGTTTGCACCGCTTGCCGGACAACGAGGACGTACCCTGCCGGCGGCCCTGTGCCGGGACTTCCTTGACCATTGCGAGGAGCAGGGCCTTACCGTGGTCATCACCAGCGGCCACGAGGCCTGGCAGCAGGCCTTTGCCCACGCGCTCATCGAAGGCCGCGGCGATCGCATGGTCGATCTCGCCGGCACCCTTACGCTCACCGAGCTTGCCGCCCTGGCGTCAGCCGCGCGTGTCTTCGTCGGCGCCGATTCCGGCCCCATGCATATTGCCGCGGCCATGGGCCTGCCGGTGATCGCGTGCTTCGGGCCTGGCGACCATCATCGTTTTAGCCCCTGGCAGACACGCCAGTCGCTCATTGTCGCAAACCGCTCCTGCCAACCCTGCGAACTTGACGGCTGCGGCAACAGCGGCCATGCCGACTGCCTCCATGACATCCAATCCCGCACCTTATTGGATGCGTTTCAAGCCTTAGAAGCCTCGTCCGAATCGATAGCGCCCGCGCATACCTGA